The Anolis carolinensis isolate JA03-04 chromosome 2, rAnoCar3.1.pri, whole genome shotgun sequence genome has a window encoding:
- the LOC134297066 gene encoding uncharacterized protein LOC134297066, with amino-acid sequence MASNCRRPVWELSPARKAAAEACRAVWRARKAEAAKPRPAPRLLQATLFPGLGESKIEAGGGPGLHAGQRLPQGRLQPLLGWPPVEGPLPSVGKAEARPGLCGPSCRARRRPHPQGELRPLLLPALDPPRQPPPTANIRGLHRGLYQEEHFLPEIRPPSSARNLPNTSAGRTAGARTFSGSDCPFSQDGTGAIRCGRHGPLHGL; translated from the exons ATGGCGAGTAATTGTCGACGCCCAGTCTGGGAGCTCAGTCCGGCGCGGAAAGCGGCCGCCGAGGCCTGCAGGGCAGTGTGGAGGGCCCGGAAGGCCGAGGCCGCCAAGCCGAGGCCCGCCCCTCGCCTCCTCCAGGCAACGTTGTTTCCCGGGCTGGGCGAAAGCAAGATCGAGGCCGGGGGCGGGCCAGGCCTGCACGCCGGGCAAAGACTACCCCAAGGCCGCCTGCAGCCCCTCTTGGGCTGGCCCCCGGTCGAGGGCCCCCTGCCCAGCGTGGGCAAAGCCGAGGCGCGCCCGGGCTTGTGCGGGCCTTCTTGTAGGGCCAGGAGGAGGCCCCACCCGCAGGGTGAGCTCCGGCCTCTCCTGCTGCCCGCCCTGGATCCCCCGCGCCAGCCCCCGCCAACCGCCAACATCCGGGGACTCCACCGGGGACTCTACCAGGAGGAGCACTTCCTGCCGGAGATCCGGCCGCCATCCTCCGCCCGGAACCTGCCCAACACTTCCGCCGGCAGGACTGCAG GAGCTAGAACCTTTTCAGGAAGTGATTGTCCGTTCTCCCAAGATGGAACAGGAGCCATCAGGTGCGGAAGACATGGACCTCTTCATGGACTTTGA